One window of Salvelinus fontinalis isolate EN_2023a chromosome 19, ASM2944872v1, whole genome shotgun sequence genomic DNA carries:
- the LOC129816500 gene encoding A-kinase anchor protein 11-like isoform X3, translating to MDACARIRGVPLRTRASIRKETVRDSGPQCVKSLLRSRKELCSMGLELQTRDTPRLTEIHFVCLPGLSEGEDLTLQALSSLPGDLAELLRSPHVTSLRNEEVLLLKDSRKPADRRDSTTQQCSLKAVCVVRHSSSPSQPIVGVLVGLLGRYAAGVRYALELQALHRGTAEPCQPEDDDTNQSVSSIEDDFVTALEHLEEEATGENNNADDSYLHGNQRDVASQTVPAHKRDKDLSGSRIIISSAHRMSSTNRRSPPEVSVTVQCSRRAESQWTLCSPRARLPFPTRPVSESEESDGSSPSPIIFLDEVGYQKSLKATLDIPQIPGGPTDRVEDSDSEVSEFFDSFDQFDDLDELSSESCTVTLPLDPTSSVIITGPDQKKKYSGTGKSGSKKVSRSCSTMNPHRFDQRTLPANVKKPTPLRSPLPLGSPYGSPDSPRPARTSCEEGGGPLFSPVSSSAFSPLGDGALDYFWKTEGDGGDESELKKPQDLCSLYKTYSDFASSLSKEILGSVCGYQSPMDLNDNKNLSCVCHKEFQNQSGHVMKLSEIQETVTVSKLQQKPQSLKDGIQRFATDLVEMSLGSALRDLQKGVSSCTTTLCHLAAKLTTSVFQMAFQEIGMRRAYVLKERAINGLAGFLVGEAVSGALKDFLTVKKQMFNSTVTQFAADLAEELVFEGMMEVCQFSHPSTPLTPSDWSFSVGEGDDEEVVSSYASDLSESVLQEAFIELSQADVAFTTQAAISVSLDNIFYVSTDETHTTCSTAADHQANPAEEGPGPSGEDGCTVKKALFCVSGMASCVPVPQAGQAISLLHDSEDICQCKTSLAHTSQTSPKRSCSSESRMVTTATSDATATTQTDLLPKTPFHNFSGNMVDMIVSEACELMTATKMKKKVEDCADFLSKAIVGRGPPSGQEGTVTDQTSHSSLHPHSQKPGRVTCESGSRTSRAVSETRPVMMKDTLEIPGLEMDGREGRKMASGEEMVPSTGCKSSGTPGTPPSTPQHPNKVSQEKQIKQFSKKLKGKLAKEFSPATPPPTPHYQPGPEPKESPSEMDKADFMLKLMRSLSEEADGNEEEEGGVEGLNSGTETGNRPQPELNLLVGGHKMADKGALHYAERLACHIVSMATEMDTLGGVEDGGRRTVEERRDSVAQFSEQTLNTLWIYAGEVAGEVISDVKRIMGSGQCRQRAVKRASQDWSGECPHHHNQLQPSEHSRGCRVGHLAEQWSGDLSSVLHPSTSTSTVSSGLSSDYPSCESVTDEYAGYLIRVLKKEGGSRELVLDQYASRLAYRSIKLGLAHAARNMKKRPSSSRHHSSRRLHQDGCRGPYAEPSVPRDEAGRVGSPSSDSDDGSQREYMELVNFAESLAYSITCDVTRKLCVSSDRLPKSLTDSCLYQKFKLEDMAENLIRNSFSCPLLANEGNNRQYHNTGCLDDGGYSSGVMQVMEHYARKIVDDTLEMGLASAGHPAQQGPDRHSHSERPSEGGAVGSVLGETACRYCQVIECPFCSWPSRQYILGAGAGQRRRPDGEVGVCGLEIPEIYIDLDRRAVFAEEIVTTAMEGAKRELSNTSLNADSGIGHDGPSFAESLTAEIMTSALSNACQTANLSSPGREATESTVSQQLSLSVGDDSLGSWSNLSFEDEHPDETSSFLHLSDSNGNSSS from the exons ATGGATGCCTGTGCCCGTATCCGAGGAGTTCCTCTCAGGACCAGAGCCTCCATCAGGAAAGAG ACGGTGCGTGACAGCGGGCCTCAGTGTGTGAAGAGCCTTCTGAGGAGCAGGAAGGAGCTGTGCAGCATGGGACTGGAGCTACAGACCAGAGACACACCACGCCTGACTGAG ATCCATTTTGTGTGTTTGCCTGGCCTCTCTGAAGGAGAGGATCTAACTCTACAG GCCCTGTCGTCTCTCCCAGGGGACCTGGCGGAGCTCCTGAGGTCTCCCCACGTTACCAGCCTGAGGAACGAAGAGGTGCTGCTGCTGAAGGACAGCAGGAAACCAGCCGACAGGAGGGACTCTACAACACAG cagtgcTCGCTAAAGGCAGTGTGTGTTGTAAGGCACAGCTCCAGCCCCAGTCAGCCcattgttggtgtgttggtgggcCTGCTGGGGCGTTATGCTGCGGGGGTCCGTTATGCCCTGGAGCTCCAGGCCCTCCACAGGGGCACGGCAGAACCCTGCCAGCCCGAGGACGATGACACCAACCAGTCTGTGTCTTCCATCGAAGATGACTTTGTCACCGCTCTGGAACACCTAGAGGAGGAGGCCACCGGAGAGAATAACAACG CCGATGACTCTTATCTCCATGGAAACCAGCGTGATGTGGCCTCCCAGACAGTCCCTGCCCACAAGAGAGACAAGGACCTATCAGGCTCCAGGATCATAATCAGCTCTGCCCACAGGATGTCTTCAACCAATCGTAGGTCTCCTCCAGAGGTGTCCGTTACCGTACAGTGCTCCAGAAGGGCAGAGTCCCAGTGGACCCTCTGCAGCCCTAGAGCCCGGCTCCCCTTCCCCACACGTCCCGTCAGCGAATCAGAAGAGTCGGACGGCTCCAGCCCTAGTCCAATCATCTTCCTAGATGAGGTTGGCTACCAGAAAAGTCTCAAAGCGACACTGGACATCCCGCAGATCCCCGGGGGGCCAACGGACAGGGTGGAGGACTCTGACTCTGAGGTCAGCGAGTTCTTCGACAGCTTTGACCAGTTTGACGACCTAGACGAGCTGAGCTCAGAGAGCTGTACAGTCACCCTGCCTCTAGACCCGACTTCCTCTGTTATCATTACCGGCCCAGACCAGAAGAAGAAGTACTCTGGTACTGGCAAGTCAGGGTCCAAGAAAGTGTCCCGAAGCTGTTCCACCATGAACCCCCACCGGTTCGACCAGCGCACCCTCCCTGCGAATGTGAAGAAGCCTACCCCGCTCAGAAGCCCCCTTCCCCTTGGCTCTCCGTATGGATCCCCTGACTCCCCCCGGCCGGCCCGGACCTCCTGTGAGGAAGGTGGAGGTCCTCTGTTCAGCCCCGTTAGCTCCTCAGCCTTCAGCCCACTAGGAGATGGAGCTCTGGATTACTTCTGGAAGAccgagggagatggaggagatgagTCAGAGCTAAAGAAACCCCAGGACCTGTGTTCCCTCTACAAGACTTATTCAGACTTTGCCAGCAGTCTGTCCAAGGAGATCCTGGGCTCCGTGTGTGGATACCAGTCTCCTATGGACCTCAACGACAACAAGAATCTGAGCTGTGTCTGTCACAAGGAGTTCCAGAACCAGTCTGGACACGTCATGAAGCTGTCTGAGATCCAGGAGACGGTGACTGTCTCCAAGCTGCAACAGAAGCCCCAGTCTCTGAAGGACGGGATCCAGAGGTTTGCCACAGACTTGGTAGAGATGAGTCTGGGCAGCGCTCTGAGAGACCTGCAGAAGGGAGTGTCCTCTTGCACCACCACCCTCTGCCACCTGGCTGCCAAACTCACCACATCTGTCTTCCAGATGGCCTTCCAAGAGATTGGCATGCGCCGCGCCTACGTCCTGAAGGAACGGGCCATCAACGGGCTGGCTGGGTTCCTGGTGGGAGAGGCAGTGTCGGGCGCTCTGAAGGACTTCCTGACGGTGAAGAAGCAGATGTTCAACAGCACTGTGACTCAGTTTGCCGCCGACCTTGCGGAGGAGCTGGTGTTTGAGGGGATGATGGAAGTGTGTCAGTTctcccacccctccacccccctcaccCCCAGTGACTGGTCCTTCAGTGTGGGGGAGGGGGACGATGAGGAGGTGGTGTCCTCCTATGCCTCAGACCTCTCTGAGTCTGTCCTCCAGGAGGCCTTCATCGAACTGTCCCAGGCTGACGTGGCCTTCACCACCCAAGCAGCCATCAGTGTCTCTCTGGACAACATATTCTACGTCAGCACTGACGAAACACACACTACCTGCAGTACCGCTGCTGACCACCAGGCTAACCCTGCCGAGGAAGGCCCAGGTCCATCAGGGGAGGATGGCTGTACTGTGAAGAAGGCTCTGTTCTGTGTGTCTGGGATGGCCAGCTGTGTACCTGTCCCCCAGGCAGGCCAGGCCATCTCCCTCTTACACGACTCAGAAGACATCTGCCAGTGTAAGACCAGCCTGGCCCACACCTCCCAGACTAGCCCTAAGAGGAGCTGCAGCTCAGAGAGCAGAATGGTGACCACAGCCACCTCTGATGCTACTGCTACCACACAGACTGACCTGCTGCCAAAGACCCCCTTTCACAACTTCTCTGGCAACATGGTGGATATGATAGTGAGTGAAGCATGTGAGCTGATGACTGCCACAAAGATGAAGAAGAAGGTGGAGGACTGTGCTGACTTCCTTTCTAAAGCCATTGTTGGTCGGGGACCTCCATCCGGACAGGAGGGTACTGTCACTGACCagacctcccactcctctctccaccctcattCTCAGAAGCCAGGGAGAGTGACCTGTGAGTCAGGCTCCAGGACCAGCAGAGCTGTCTCAGAGACCCGGCCTGTGATGATGAAGGACACTCTAGAGATTCCAGGGTTGGAGATGGACGGCCGGGAAGGCAGGAAGATGGCCTCCGGTGAGGAGATGGTTCCCAGCACTGGTTGCAAGTCCAGCGGGACCCCTGGTAcgcccccctccaccccccagcATCCCAACAAGGTGTCCCAGGAGAAGCAGATCAAGCAGTTCTCCAAGAAGCTGAAAGGCAAACTGGCCAAGGAGTTCTCTCCCGCCACCCCTCCTCCCACCCCACACTACCAGCCAGGGCCTGAGCCCAAAGAGTCTCCCTCTGAGATGGACAAGGCTGACTTCATGCTCAAACTGATGAGGTCTCTGTCTGAGGAGGCAGACGGGaacgaggaagaggagggtggagTAGAAGGGCTTAACTCTGGAACCGAGACAGGAAACCGTCCGCAGCCAGAACTCAACCTATTGGTTGGAGGACACAAGATGGCCGACAAGGGAGCCCTCCATTACGCAGAGCGCCTGGCGTGCCACATTGTCTCCATGGCGACAGAGATGGACACTCTGGGAGGAGTGGAGGATGGAGGTAGGAGGacggtggaggagagaagagacagcgTGGCCCAGTTCTCGGAGCAGACCCTGAACACGCTGTGGATCTACGCTGGCGAGGTGGCGGGAGAGGTGATCAGTGACGTGAAGAGGATAATGGGGTCAGGACAGTGTCGTCAAAGAGCAGTCAAACGAGCCAGCCAGGACTGGTCAGGGGAATGCCCTCACCACCACAACCAACTCCAGCCCAGTGAACACAGCAGGGGCTGCAGAGTGGGTCATCTGGCTGAACAGTGGTCTGGtgacctctcctctgtcctccacccgTCAACTTCCACCTCTACTGTCAGCTCTGGCCTGTCCTCTGACTATCCCAGCTGTGAAAGTGTGACAGATGAGTACGCTGGCTACCTAATCAGGGTGCTGAAGAAAGAGGGAGGCAGCAGGGAGCTGGTCCTGGATCAGTATGCCAGCCGTCTGGCCTACCGCTCCATTAAACTGGGCCTGGCCCATGCTGCCCGCAACATGAAGAAGAGACCCTCCTCCTCcaggcaccactcctccagaagGCTCCACCAGGATGGCTGCAGGGGGCCCTATGCTGAGCCGTCTGTACCCAGGGACGAAGCAGGGAGAGTGGGATCTCCTTCCAGCGACTCTGATGATGGGAGCCAGAGGGAGTACATGGAGCTGGTGAACTTCGCAGAGTCGTTGGCGTACAGCATCACCTGTGACGTCACACGCAAACTCTGTGTGTCGTCAGACCGACTACCCAAGTCCCTGACTGACTCGTGTCTGTATCAGAAATTCAAGCTGGAGGACATGGCAGAGAACCTGATCAGGAACTCCTTTTCATGCCCCCTGCTGGCCAACGAGGGAAATAACAGGCAGTACCACAACACAGGCTGCCTGGACGACGGAGGATACAGCAGTGGAGTCATGCAG GTCATGGAGCACTATGCCAGGAAGATAGTGGACGACACACTGGAGATGGGCCTGGCCTCGGCCGGACACCCAGCCCAACAGGGTCCAGACAGACACTCACACTCTGAGAGGCCGTCTGAGGGGGGAGCAGTGGGCTCTGTGCTGGGGGAGACAGCCTGCCGATACTGCCAG GTCATCGAGTGTCCGTTCTGCTCGTGGCCTAGCAGGCAGTACATCCTTGGGGCAGGAGCAGGCCAGAGGAGGAGGCCGGACGGGGAGGTGGGGGTGTGTGGCCTGGAGATCCCTGAGATTTACATCGATCTGGACCGCAGGGCAGTGTTCGCAGAGGAGATCGTCACTACGGCGATGGAGGGGGCGAAACGAGAGCTGAGCAACACCAGCCTGAACGCTGACAGCGGGATCGGACACGACGGACCAAGCTTTGCCGAGAGTCTGACCGCAGAGATCATGACGTCCGCGCTGTCCAACGCATGCCAGACTGCCAACCTCAG CTCTCCAGGCAGGGAGGCCACAGAGTCCACGGTGTCCCAGCAGCTCAGTCTGAGTGTGGGAGATGACAGTCTGGGCAGCTGGTCCAACCTCAGCTTTGAGGACGAGCACCCCGACGAGACCAGCAGCTTCCTGCACCTCAGCGACAG